DNA sequence from the Microscilla marina ATCC 23134 genome:
ACCCGCAAAATGCCTACCGCTCGCGCAGCCTCGGTGGGTCGGCGGGCATCCTTCAGCCGTCGTCGTTCGCGCAAGCTTACCCGCGAAAAACCGCCACTCCTTTGGGCTTCGGCTGTGAACACGGGCGGGCCCCAACGCGCGGTTAGAAAGCTTCAAAGTAGTGGTTTCGAAAGTGGTTTTGCCTGGTCGTCTCCCCGCTGGCTTACGCGCAGTGTTTGCGCCGCTTCACTTAGTCGTTCCTCCTGCGTTCATCTGCGCGCTCACTTTTCCAAACTCCCTGGGCTTTGTACTGTTGAAGGCGATCTTTGCACTGTTGAAAGTGGTCTTTGTATGGTGTAAGGCGGTTATTTACCATTTTTCTTTCTTTTGAAAATAGTGCTTTGTACATTTGGTCTTGGTTACATTGACGCCTTTGGTCTTTGTAATGAGTGCAACAAAAGGATGCGCTTAAAGATTTGAAATACAGGATTTTAGGTGCGTATACTATAAAGACCACTTGGGCAATTTGAGGGTAGCTTTCAGAGAAGGAGAAAAGAAAACTTACCGGGCTGATTTTGACTATTTTAGTGTCCATCAGCAAGCAGGAATTGAGTACGATGAGGTGGTGCGGGTGCCCCACCCAATGGGCAACGGATACGCGGCGAAGCTTGGGGGAAGCACTGCATCGCTGGGCCCCTGGAAAACCCTGAAGGTAAGTAAAGGCGACCGAATATCTTCAGAGGTGTACGCCTACATCAAGGAGGCTTCCAACGAAGGCGAAGGCGGAGAGTTTGGCTTGTTTTTGGGAACGCTGGCGAGGTCTTCTCAATCATCGGGAGAAACCACCCACGCCGAAAACCTCCGGACTTTACAGATAGGTCTACGTTTTACTCCTCCCAACCCAAGTAGTCAAAGCAGCGGTTTGCCCAATGCCTATTTGCGCTACGTGCTGTATGACGAAACGGGCACTAAAGCCTTGCGAAGTGGGCGGGTGTTTGTGACAACGGCGGCCAAGACTCACTGGGAAAGACTGCATTTTGATTATGAGGTGCCAGTCAATGGGGTGCTGCAAATTTATATCGCCAACGAAACCGAAGATGAGCCTGTGTATTTTGATGATATGGTGGTGGAGCATACCCCGCAATTGATTGTACAGGAGAATCATTATTATCCGTTTGGAATGAACCTGCGAGGGATTGAGAAGCAGGGGATGCCGGAGCATAAGTATTTGTATAATGGGAAAGAAAAGCATGAGGAATTTGGCTTGAATTGGATGGATTATGGGGCGAGGAATTATGAGGCGAGCATTGGAAGATGGCATAGCATTGATCCAAAAGTAGATAAACATACATCAACTTCTCCTTATGCTTATGTTTTGAATAACCCTATAAAGTTTATTGATCCTGATGGAGAAGATAATGTTATATATTTGGTAGATGTAGGCGGACACAAAAAAGGAAAGAAGCCCGATTTATATGAAGTCGCCAAATATGCAAATTTTCTATTTAAAAAACTCAAGTTGAAAACGAGAGTAGCTATTTTTAAAGGTAAAGCTGAGAACTTCAATTACAAATTCCTCGACAAAACTGATGCTGTTGCATTTGTAGGAAATGCTAAAAAAGTAATTAATCATGTCCGCAAAATATCCTCAAAACTAGCCAATTCACAATCAGTTCCTAACCAAGGTAACTTTATTGATGAGCAAACTAATCCTGAAAACTCAAATCCGGGTAGATCAACAACTAGAGATGCACATGTAAACGTGATAGCATTAGAATCGGAAAGGGCATTTAATTTGTGGAGGGAGTTTGGATTCTCAAAAGCTAGTCAAAAGAATGCAAATCAGACACTTGGTTTTAGCGTAGTGCATGGAGCAGGGCATCTCGCAGGCTTTGGTCAAAGGGGAGAGTATAGCACTTCTAAGATACATGTTTATAACGGAGGTGTGATGGATGATGCTAATGTCATATATGCGAATCGTAATAACGGTAAACTCCCGCTTGAATCTCTTGCAAATCCACAACAGGCGGATAATGTACATTATAGAAATGCGATGGAGACTCATTTCGGGAGAAATAGTGCTAAAGCCACCTACAAAAAGAACAGGATTGATTATATGAAAAATGCTGCTAATTATCTTAAAAAACGTCATAATATAAAATAGCATGAGCAAACTCTTAATGATACTGTTTATATTAGTAATTAGTTTGAACCTATTTACTTGTGGTAATAAGACCGTAAATCATCAAACTAACGATTCTTTAGATTTGGACCATCTAAAAGCTTTACGTGAGCGCTATAAAAAATACAAATCAGGCAACATTGAATATGGGTTGAATAATGAAGGGCGAATTTCTTCATTGTCTTTTAATAAGATACCCATAACTGATTTACCCAAAGAAATATATCACTTTGACCAACTTGAGTTTCTTAAGTTTTTCAGCACAAATTTGAAAAGGATTCCGGATTTGACTCCTTTCAAGCATTTAGAAAACTTGTACTTCATTAGTTGCAAATTGAGTGGAAAAGTTTTTTTGCCCAAGTCGTTAGGAAATTTAAAAGAATTGACAATAACAACTTCCTATAATTCAAAATTAAGTGATATAATATTTCCCAAAGATTGCCAAATAGAAACATTATCTCTGAAAGGTAATGATCTAAAATCAATCAACGGTTCGTTCTCAAATCTTGAAAATCTTAAATGTTTGGATTTAGCACGAAATCAGTTAAAACATATAGATGTTGGTTATTTGAAAACTATAAATATTCTTATACTTGGGGGAAATCCAATCAAGGATACTTTATTGGTCAAGAAAATGCATAAACATATTAACTATATCAGTTTCTAGCTTCCCAACTATTTTAAGTCTTCCAAATGAGACTTGAAAGATTGAGTAAATATAAGCTGAGTTAAAAACTAAAGCCCAAATCAGGTAAAAATGGTTTGGGCTTTTTTTTTCTTATGAACCTGAAAGATAGGAGTTTATGAGTTGTGAAAGTATATGATTGTCTGTACTTTTGCAAGACAGACGATTTGGGATAGTCATCAAAGTAAAAAAAGTTGAACCCTGTACTAAATTGTTAGTGCAGGGTTGTTTATTTTGGAACCGCGTTACAAACGCTCGTAGAAAAAAAGGCACGCATTAAAATGCGAGTCATGGGAGGGCTTTCAGAGAAGGAGAAAAGAAAACTTACCGGGCTGATTTTGAATACTTTAGTGTCCATCAGCAAGCAGGAATTGAGTACGATGAAGTGGTTCGGGTGTCCCCCAATGGGGTGCTGCAAATTTATATCGCCAACGAAACCGAAGATGAGCCTGTGTATTTTGATGATATGATTGTGGAACATACCCCACAACTGATTGTACAGGAGAATCATTATTATCCGTTTGGAATGAACCTGCGAGGGATTGAGAAGGTAGGGAAGCCAAGTCATAAGTATTTGTATAATGGGAAAGAAAAGCATGAGGAATTTGGCTTGAATTGGCTTTCGTATGGACAAC
Encoded proteins:
- a CDS encoding RHS repeat-associated core domain-containing protein; amino-acid sequence: MGNLRVAFREGEKKTYRADFDYFSVHQQAGIEYDEVVRVPHPMGNGYAAKLGGSTASLGPWKTLKVSKGDRISSEVYAYIKEASNEGEGGEFGLFLGTLARSSQSSGETTHAENLRTLQIGLRFTPPNPSSQSSGLPNAYLRYVLYDETGTKALRSGRVFVTTAAKTHWERLHFDYEVPVNGVLQIYIANETEDEPVYFDDMVVEHTPQLIVQENHYYPFGMNLRGIEKQGMPEHKYLYNGKEKHEEFGLNWMDYGARNYEASIGRWHSIDPKVDKHTSTSPYAYVLNNPIKFIDPDGEDNVIYLVDVGGHKKGKKPDLYEVAKYANFLFKKLKLKTRVAIFKGKAENFNYKFLDKTDAVAFVGNAKKVINHVRKISSKLANSQSVPNQGNFIDEQTNPENSNPGRSTTRDAHVNVIALESERAFNLWREFGFSKASQKNANQTLGFSVVHGAGHLAGFGQRGEYSTSKIHVYNGGVMDDANVIYANRNNGKLPLESLANPQQADNVHYRNAMETHFGRNSAKATYKKNRIDYMKNAANYLKKRHNIK
- a CDS encoding leucine-rich repeat domain-containing protein, with product MSKLLMILFILVISLNLFTCGNKTVNHQTNDSLDLDHLKALRERYKKYKSGNIEYGLNNEGRISSLSFNKIPITDLPKEIYHFDQLEFLKFFSTNLKRIPDLTPFKHLENLYFISCKLSGKVFLPKSLGNLKELTITTSYNSKLSDIIFPKDCQIETLSLKGNDLKSINGSFSNLENLKCLDLARNQLKHIDVGYLKTINILILGGNPIKDTLLVKKMHKHINYISF